In Cheilinus undulatus linkage group 14, ASM1832078v1, whole genome shotgun sequence, a genomic segment contains:
- the lca5 gene encoding lebercilin: MESEIKSDFYEDNRDADQSRQSFRSAKKYSRESSSQKLKENFEENNQNEGEKNNGVESRSKTRTWRSDPDRDKMSDKEGQRSRQSFYSEDYENDSRSESPLSPYSRSRTPSPALERGARAKRISGSPLYKTGGLGRRGLSRPLRLGGLPLSQQHRRAVHSQSKESTPSKDLDLVTKRMLSARLLKINDLRNSLAELQLRADELQKENRILRQLQVRQEKALQRYDDTESEISQLLARHANETHVLRERLRRTQERERAVERRLKDSEDQLHRSHATITRLKKLVNQRELGERDELSRRLEEEKTRTQEAERKIKDLERSMELSNSSFQRQLAAERKKTISAQEEIRTLQEELERLTNKLKEKERELDTKNIYANRMMKPSSKKDMENSTKQKAPSRNSGKAVQTKDRLSSLGFPTPPPAVTDTNEYSEQAPDEYLSLKELGSADRQAEADDRRPNEEQQKLSDKEKETEKELVKEKEKEKEEKRQLDQEPNVIEEKSKRLTKVWENDKQEEDKKMTGSQFNEEGESVMKRGHVQEEVNKWNYDALTNQQAAEEARRKKELLLAKMHEIDLSTKRAQDTIFSESNPSKLYMGTSEHSSPRPFEQRNHNSSIFNLTESEGRAESREGQRRSGIEGGAFTTGMGRRALRPQISDDDLAFGSYAPSFVNSTSRGSSGFPPPPPAEDRDSALQAIGIFSLRGVDTEREKETERFVEKNRKSNLMQQLFGAMPSSAGDSHPNKMEVLSSPPSTSGVRSRREGLFNFSSESSTPPSSSLNTIHVTESRPAIRAITSFNDDDIEELTL, translated from the exons ATGGAATCAGAAATCAAATCTGACTTTTATGAAGACAACCGAGATGCTGATCAAAGCCGCCAGTCATTCCGAAGTGCAAAGAAATATTCTCGTGAATCGTCTTCCCAAAAACTCAAGGAGAATTTTGAGGAGAATAACCagaatgagggggaaaaaaataacgGTGTGGAGAGCAGATCCAAAACCAGGACCTGGCGGTCAGATCCAGATCGGGACAAGATGTCAGACAAAGAAGGACAGAGAAGTAGGCAGTCATTTTACTCCGAGGACTATGAGAATGACTCCCGTTCAGAGAGTCCACTGTCACCGTACTCCAGATCTCGGACTCCATCCCCTGCTCTTGAAAGGGGGGCACGGGCAAAGAGGATTTCTGGTAGCCCCCTCTATAAAACAG GTGGTTTGGGACGCCGGGGTCTCTCTCGCCCACTGCGCCTTGGTGGCCTGCCTCTATCCCAGCAGCATCGCAGGGCAGTGCATTCACAAAGCAAAGAGTCCACACCCTCTAAAGACCTGGACCTGGTGACCAAGAGGATGCTTTCAGCCCGCCTGCTAAAGATCAATGACCTCCGTAACTCACTAGCTGAGCTTCAACTTCGTGCTGATGAGCTGCAGAAGGAGAATCGAATCCTCAGACAG CTTCAGGTGCGTCAAGAGAAAGCCCTGCAGCGCTATGACGACACAGAAAGTGAAATTTCCCAGCTGCTGGCCCGCCATGCCAACGAGACCCATGTGCTTCGAGAGCGACTCAGGCGGACCCAAGAGCGAGAGCGGGCAGTAGAGCGGAGGTTAAAGGACAGTGAGGATCAGCTACACAGGAGTCATGCCACCATCACAAGGCTAAAGAAACTTGTCAACCAGCGTGAGCTAGGAGAAAGAGACGAGCTGAGCCGCAGGCTGGAAGAAGAGAAGACTCGAACCCAGGAGGCAGAAAGAAAGATAAAG GATCTGGAGCGTAGCATGGAGCTGAGCAACAGCAGTTTCCAGAGGCAGCTGgctgcagagaggaagaagacCATCAGTGCCCAGGAAGAGATCAGGACTctgcaggaggagctggaacGATTGACCAATAAACTCAAG gagaaggagagagaactAGATACTAAGAACATATATGCAAACCGCATGATGAAACCCTCATCAAAAAAAGATATGGAGAACAGCACAAAGCAAAAAG CACCCAGCAGGAACAGCGGCAAGGCAGTGCAGACTAAAGACAGGTTATCTAGTCTGGGCTTCCCCACACCTCCTCCTGCTGTCACTGATACCAATGAATACAGCGAACAGGCACCAGATGAATACTTGTCTCTCAAG GAGCTTGGCAGTGCAGACAGACAGGCGGAGGCAGACGATAGACGTCCAAATGAGGAACAGCAGAAACTGagtgacaaagaaaaagaaacagagaaggAGCTGGtgaaggagaaagagaaggaaaaagaggagaaacgGCAACTTGACCAGGAGCCAAATGTGATCGAGGAGAAATCAAAGAGACTAACAAAAGTGTGGGAAAATGACAAACAAgaggaagacaaaaaaatgacaggtTCCCAGTTTAATGAGGAGGGGGAAAGTGTCATGAAGCGTGGCCATGTCCAGGAAGAGGTGAACAAATGGAACTATGAtgctctgaccaatcagcaagCAGCAGAGGAAGCACGTCGCAAAAAAGAACTGCTGCTAGCCAAGATGCATGAAATAGACCTTTCCACAAAACGAGCCCAGGACACCATTTTTTCTGAGTCTAATCCTTCTAAGCTCTATATGGGCACCAGTGAACATTCATCTCCTCGTCCTTTTGAGCAGAGGAACCACAACTCCTCCATTTTTAACCTCACAGAATCAGAGGGACGTGCTGAAAGCAGAGAAGGACAGAGGAGATCAGGCATTGAAGGTGGAGCTTTTACAACAGGTATGGGGAGAAGAGCCCTACGACCCCAAATCTCTGATGACGATTTAGCATTCGGAAGCTACGCACCTTCTTTTGTAAATTCAACTTCTCGTGGTTCCTCAGGATTTCCTCCCCCTCCGCCCGCAGAGGACAGAGACTCTGCATTACAGGCGATAGGTATTTTCAGTCTCAGAGGGGTggacacagagagggaaaaggagACTGAAagatttgtggaaaaaaatagaaagtcTAACCTCATGCAGCAGCTGTTTGGTGCCATGCCATCGTCTGCAGGCGACAGCCACCCTAATAAAATGGAGGTCCTCAGCAGTCCTCCCTCCACCAGTGGAGTGCGTTCAAGAAGGGAAGGACTTTTTAACTTCAGTTCAGAGTCATCCACCCCTCCATCATCGTCTCTCAACACAATACATGTCACAGAGAGCAGACCTGCCATCCGTGCCATCACCTCGTTTAATGATGACGACATAGAGGAACTTACTTTATAA